One Fusobacterium sp. genomic region harbors:
- a CDS encoding sigma-54 dependent transcriptional regulator: MFADYKILIVDDEADYREMFSLILEEKGYYVYMASCIIEAKEIVKNHKIDMVVTDLIMKNETGIELLHWIKDYDSDIGVIIVTAYGTVETAVQAIQDGAYNYFIKSNDPETLLLDIERFLQLKQLKLENNLLKIQNKEVSMLESNNSDMQNILDICKKVAKSKISVLILGESGVGKEIIARYIHEKSERSSFPFVPVNCQEYSEGVLESELFGHEKGSFTGAIKQKIGKFEEASLGTLFLDEIADVSINTQVKLLRVLEDKKIERVGGNKKLDVNIRLISATNKNTYEAVKSGILREDFLYRINGIIIHVPPLRERPEDIESFIYFFVKKFEMELKKKIEFIDEETMNFLKNYHYPGNIRELKNIIERLIVLTEGSVISFKNAKRYLKPTEEDGISPSYENLRDARNQFEMEFIRSKIKEYKGNLSKTAAALEISKRQLNNKILEYNLREWIKSLKE; this comes from the coding sequence ATGTTTGCAGATTATAAAATTTTAATTGTAGATGATGAAGCAGATTATAGAGAGATGTTTTCTCTCATATTAGAGGAAAAGGGTTACTATGTTTATATGGCTTCTTGTATCATAGAAGCAAAAGAAATTGTCAAGAATCATAAAATTGATATGGTAGTGACAGATCTCATTATGAAAAATGAAACTGGAATAGAGCTTCTCCACTGGATAAAAGATTATGATAGTGATATAGGAGTTATCATTGTTACTGCATATGGAACGGTTGAAACAGCAGTTCAGGCAATTCAAGATGGAGCATATAATTATTTTATTAAAAGCAATGATCCAGAAACTCTGCTTTTAGATATAGAAAGGTTTTTACAGTTAAAGCAGCTGAAATTAGAAAATAATTTACTAAAAATTCAAAATAAAGAAGTATCTATGTTGGAATCGAATAACTCTGATATGCAAAATATACTGGACATATGTAAAAAAGTTGCAAAAAGTAAAATATCTGTTTTAATTCTTGGGGAGTCTGGGGTTGGGAAAGAAATTATAGCTAGATATATCCATGAAAAAAGTGAGAGGAGCTCTTTTCCATTTGTTCCTGTTAATTGTCAGGAATATTCAGAGGGAGTTTTGGAATCAGAATTATTTGGACATGAAAAAGGATCTTTTACAGGGGCTATTAAGCAGAAAATAGGAAAATTTGAAGAGGCAAGTCTGGGAACTTTATTTCTTGATGAAATTGCAGATGTTTCTATAAATACACAAGTAAAACTTTTAAGGGTACTGGAGGATAAGAAGATAGAACGTGTTGGGGGAAATAAAAAGTTGGATGTTAATATCAGATTGATTTCAGCAACCAACAAAAATACTTATGAAGCTGTTAAGAGTGGAATCCTTCGAGAAGATTTTTTATACAGAATTAATGGTATTATTATTCATGTTCCTCCTCTCAGAGAACGTCCAGAGGATATTGAAAGTTTTATTTATTTTTTTGTTAAAAAATTTGAAATGGAGTTGAAGAAAAAAATAGAATTTATAGATGAAGAAACTATGAATTTTTTAAAAAACTATCATTATCCAGGAAATATTAGAGAATTAAAAAATATAATTGAACGATTGATAGTATTGACAGAAGGCTCTGTTATTTCTTTTAAAAATGCAAAAAGATATTTAAAACCAACAGAAGAAGACGGAATTTCTCCTTCTTATGAAAATTTACGAGATGCTAGAAATCAATTTGAAATGGAATTTATACGTTCTAAAATCAAAGAATATAAAGGTAATCTATCTAAAACTGCAGCAGCTCTTGAGATCAGCAAACGACAGTTAAATAACAAGATTCTGGAATACAATCTCAGAGAATGGATTAAGTCTCTCAAAGAATAA
- the nhaC gene encoding Na+/H+ antiporter NhaC — translation MTTARKPKIWEALVPIVGMAVIIVYSMLVLKVDPHIPIVISTILAGAMALKIGCNWYEIRNGMIESVYRAVEALIIVMIVGMLIGSWVLAGSVPAMIFYGLELISPKFFLPTGCILCAVVSVATGSAWTSGGTIGVALMGIGTGLGINPALTAGMVISGAYFGDKISPLSDSTNVAAATAETDLYLHVRSMMYTTVPSFIIALLLYLIIGLRYDTSSINLENIRLIKEALSTTFVISPWLLIPPIVVLITAVKKVPAIPSLLLATAVGSLFAMIFQKASLVDVLDVLQNGYVGETSVEIVNKLLTRGGVNGMLWTISLIIFALCFGGILEQAKFTEVILEKVIKYVHSVGSLVATTIVTGILCDFVLTDQYLANIIPGRMYYKVYDDMGLERYYLSRTLEDGGSLWSPMFPWNGCGAYQSATLGVSTFAYFPYAFLSLINPIVSIAMAYMGIAVFRKKLQSQDVEIIEVENLNELDEIRSKMKE, via the coding sequence ATGACTACAGCAAGAAAACCTAAAATTTGGGAAGCTTTAGTTCCTATTGTAGGAATGGCAGTAATTATTGTTTATTCCATGTTAGTACTCAAAGTGGATCCACATATTCCAATTGTTATTTCAACTATACTTGCAGGAGCTATGGCGTTGAAAATAGGCTGCAATTGGTATGAGATAAGAAATGGAATGATTGAAAGTGTCTACAGAGCAGTAGAGGCTTTAATTATCGTTATGATTGTGGGAATGTTGATTGGTTCATGGGTTTTAGCTGGTTCTGTTCCAGCAATGATTTTTTATGGTTTGGAATTAATTTCACCTAAATTTTTCCTGCCTACTGGCTGCATCTTATGTGCAGTCGTATCTGTTGCAACTGGAAGTGCTTGGACCTCTGGGGGAACAATAGGAGTAGCTCTTATGGGAATTGGAACAGGTCTTGGAATTAACCCTGCACTTACAGCAGGAATGGTTATTTCTGGAGCATATTTTGGGGATAAGATTTCTCCTTTATCAGATAGTACCAATGTTGCTGCGGCTACTGCAGAAACTGACTTGTACTTGCATGTAAGATCAATGATGTATACAACCGTTCCAAGTTTTATAATAGCACTTTTATTGTATTTGATTATTGGATTAAGATATGATACCTCATCAATAAACTTGGAGAATATAAGATTGATAAAAGAGGCCCTTTCTACAACTTTTGTCATCAGTCCATGGCTATTAATACCTCCAATAGTAGTATTGATAACTGCTGTAAAAAAAGTTCCCGCCATTCCTTCTCTATTACTTGCAACAGCAGTTGGAAGCTTATTTGCCATGATTTTTCAAAAGGCAAGTCTTGTGGATGTTTTAGATGTTCTTCAAAATGGGTATGTAGGGGAAACTAGTGTCGAGATTGTAAATAAACTGCTTACTCGAGGAGGAGTAAATGGAATGTTATGGACAATTTCTCTAATTATTTTTGCTTTATGTTTTGGAGGAATTCTGGAACAGGCGAAATTTACTGAAGTAATTCTGGAAAAAGTAATAAAATATGTTCATTCAGTTGGAAGTCTTGTAGCTACAACTATTGTGACTGGAATTCTTTGTGATTTTGTTCTTACAGACCAGTATCTGGCAAATATTATTCCTGGAAGAATGTATTATAAAGTTTATGATGATATGGGGTTGGAAAGATATTATCTTTCCAGAACATTAGAAGATGGAGGTTCTCTATGGTCTCCTATGTTTCCATGGAATGGCTGTGGGGCATACCAGTCTGCTACTTTAGGAGTTTCTACTTTTGCTTATTTTCCTTATGCATTTTTAAGTTTAATAAACCCAATTGTTTCTATTGCTATGGCTTATATGGGAATAGCAGTATTCAGAAAAAAACTTCAAAGCCAGGATGTTGAAATTATTGAGGTGGAAAATTTAAATGAACTGGATGAAATTAGAAGTAAAATGAAAGAATAA
- a CDS encoding cob(I)yrinic acid a,c-diamide adenosyltransferase, which produces MKRYTQIYTGNGKGKTTAALGLAVRALGNNYHVYIGQFMKGQEYGELRTFAKLDNIIIERFGTENCIISKEHVQQIDVEKAKAGLKRAKEALICGNYELVILDEICVAHFFGLVSEDEVLALMELKPESVELVLTGRYATQAMIDSADLVTEMKEIKHYYNMGLMARDGIER; this is translated from the coding sequence ATGAAAAGATATACTCAAATATATACAGGAAACGGAAAAGGAAAAACTACTGCCGCTCTTGGTTTAGCTGTAAGAGCACTTGGAAATAATTATCATGTCTATATTGGACAATTTATGAAGGGACAAGAATATGGAGAACTTCGAACATTTGCTAAATTAGATAATATTATTATAGAAAGATTTGGAACAGAAAATTGTATAATTTCTAAAGAGCATGTACAGCAGATAGATGTAGAGAAAGCTAAAGCTGGATTAAAAAGAGCCAAAGAAGCTCTTATCTGTGGAAATTATGAACTTGTCATATTAGATGAAATATGTGTAGCTCATTTTTTTGGTTTAGTTAGTGAAGACGAAGTATTAGCTCTTATGGAATTGAAACCTGAAAGTGTTGAACTTGTTCTTACAGGAAGGTATGCCACACAAGCAATGATAGATTCTGCTGATCTGGTTACTGAAATGAAAGAAATAAAACATTATTACAACATGGGTTTAATGGCTAGAGATGGAATAGAAAGATAA
- a CDS encoding helicase C-terminal domain-containing protein, translated as MKGKLMNINEKISLNAREIMKLEIEEAGGNEVFFRGIPDENGIVTEVEVLARGNKYSVPAIIKAMKKGEVLIHNHPSGFLYPSDADVEIASMYSNRMAGASYIVNNGLTDIYIIVELFSDSNVEIDIIPYFEKTGLLSQTFKGFEYRDEQLHMAKHIENGLNNEKKVIVEAGTGTGKTLAYLIPSVEWAIKNKKRVVISTNTINLQEQLLNKDIPIAKKVVQGDFRYILVKGRGNYLCNRKYFNLTLGENVNFEEFSNSQKNQFKEIIKWGKKTEKGDKSELPFEVDNSVWELFQSETDICAGAKCPYKGECFFLKSREEKKNADILITNHHMYFSDLAIRKEIGFNTEYSILPEYGLVVFDEAHNIEKVARDYFSYEASKYSFTKIMNQIFATEGKKKNTGSLDILLNYIKNTSLDSRSILEKEIKEIKIKHKSLFLEGREYFNNIIEVFSKGETGTFTFRAKKEEMEHSPFLSSLIDFREKFTSEYNSYMRKVRSLIKEIRDEDDELGTINDFIKYTDRLENFFNNFRFINDFDDEEFIYWIEVNSRKSNSKLVATPLKIDSELQKNLYINLKQIIFTSATIAIGSDFSYFKESIGLEEDTLDKVIHSPFDYDKQMKVYIPDDIPNPSDRDFVDEISEFLKALLIKSKGKTFVLFTSYSALNYVYYLLRDDLEANGIELFIHGMAPRTHLVNMYMNGQNPVLFGTDSFWEGVDIKGKQLSSVIIVKLPFKVPSDPVTEAIIENITAQGKNSFIEYQIPEAVIKFKQGIGRLIRSKTDHGTVTILDNRVINKRYGKYFMESIPTRNIKIVSKSAVLKDMETDIKGGYNEKI; from the coding sequence ATGAAAGGAAAATTGATGAATATAAATGAAAAAATATCTCTAAATGCAAGAGAAATAATGAAACTAGAAATAGAAGAAGCTGGAGGAAATGAGGTATTTTTCAGAGGAATTCCAGATGAAAATGGAATAGTTACAGAGGTTGAAGTACTTGCAAGGGGCAACAAGTATTCTGTACCAGCTATAATAAAAGCAATGAAAAAAGGAGAGGTTTTGATTCATAATCATCCCTCTGGTTTTTTATACCCATCTGATGCAGATGTTGAGATAGCTTCTATGTATTCTAATAGAATGGCAGGAGCATCATATATTGTAAATAATGGACTTACAGATATCTATATAATTGTAGAACTTTTTTCTGACAGTAATGTTGAAATAGATATAATACCATATTTTGAAAAAACTGGACTGTTATCTCAAACTTTCAAAGGATTTGAATATAGAGATGAGCAGCTCCATATGGCAAAACATATAGAGAATGGACTGAATAATGAAAAAAAAGTGATAGTTGAGGCTGGAACAGGAACAGGAAAAACTTTAGCTTATCTTATTCCAAGTGTAGAGTGGGCTATCAAAAATAAAAAAAGAGTAGTGATATCAACTAATACGATAAATCTTCAAGAGCAGCTTTTAAACAAGGATATTCCAATAGCTAAAAAAGTAGTTCAGGGAGATTTCAGATATATTCTTGTAAAAGGGCGGGGAAATTATCTTTGCAACAGAAAATATTTTAATCTTACTTTAGGAGAAAATGTAAATTTTGAAGAATTTTCAAATTCACAGAAAAATCAGTTTAAAGAAATAATTAAGTGGGGTAAAAAGACTGAAAAAGGAGATAAATCTGAACTTCCTTTTGAAGTAGATAACAGTGTATGGGAATTATTTCAAAGTGAAACAGATATTTGTGCAGGGGCAAAGTGTCCATATAAGGGAGAATGTTTTTTCTTAAAATCTCGTGAAGAAAAGAAAAATGCAGATATACTTATAACAAATCATCATATGTATTTTTCTGATTTAGCTATCAGAAAGGAAATAGGTTTCAATACAGAATATTCAATACTTCCCGAATATGGGTTAGTAGTATTTGATGAAGCACATAATATAGAAAAAGTTGCAAGAGATTATTTTTCTTATGAAGCTTCAAAATATAGTTTTACAAAAATAATGAATCAGATATTTGCAACAGAAGGAAAGAAAAAAAATACAGGAAGCTTGGATATATTATTAAATTATATAAAAAATACATCTTTGGACAGCAGAAGTATTTTAGAAAAAGAAATCAAAGAGATAAAAATAAAACATAAATCTTTATTTTTAGAGGGAAGAGAGTATTTTAACAATATAATAGAAGTATTTTCAAAAGGAGAAACAGGAACATTTACATTTAGAGCTAAAAAAGAAGAAATGGAGCACTCTCCTTTTCTCAGCAGTCTTATTGATTTTAGAGAAAAATTTACTTCTGAATATAACTCATATATGAGAAAAGTAAGAAGTTTAATAAAAGAAATAAGAGATGAAGATGATGAATTAGGAACTATAAATGATTTTATAAAATATACAGACAGACTGGAAAACTTTTTTAATAATTTCAGATTTATAAATGATTTTGATGATGAGGAATTTATCTATTGGATAGAAGTAAACAGCAGAAAAAGCAATTCTAAACTTGTGGCTACACCTCTTAAAATAGATAGTGAACTTCAAAAAAATCTATATATCAACTTAAAGCAGATAATATTTACATCTGCTACTATTGCTATTGGAAGTGATTTTTCATATTTTAAAGAATCAATAGGATTGGAAGAAGATACATTAGATAAAGTGATACATTCTCCATTTGATTATGATAAGCAAATGAAAGTGTATATTCCAGATGATATTCCTAATCCTTCTGATAGAGATTTTGTTGATGAGATTTCGGAATTTCTGAAAGCTTTATTGATAAAATCTAAAGGGAAAACTTTTGTTTTATTCACTTCATATTCAGCATTAAATTATGTTTATTATTTATTGAGAGATGATTTGGAAGCTAATGGAATAGAGCTTTTTATTCATGGTATGGCACCAAGAACTCACTTAGTAAATATGTATATGAATGGGCAAAATCCTGTTCTTTTTGGGACAGATTCTTTTTGGGAGGGAGTAGATATAAAAGGAAAACAATTAAGTTCAGTGATAATAGTAAAGCTTCCTTTTAAAGTTCCCAGTGATCCTGTTACAGAGGCTATAATAGAAAATATAACAGCTCAAGGAAAAAATTCATTTATAGAATATCAAATACCAGAAGCTGTAATAAAATTTAAACAGGGAATAGGAAGATTAATAAGAAGTAAAACAGATCATGGAACTGTTACTATATTAGATAATAGAGTTATTAATAAAAGATATGGGAAATATTTTATGGAATCTATTCCAACTAGAAATATTAAAATTGTCAGTAAATCAGCTGTATTAAAAGATATGGAAACTGACATTAAAGGTGGTTACAATGAAAAAATTTAA